TACTACCTCCACTAGGCGATTTAAGTCATCCAAATTATCCGAAAGCTTAATAATTACATCTGCTTCTAATTGCTCAGATGCAACACCGATTACAACAACAATTCCACCAAGCTTTTGAATATCTTTAATTAATGCTTGATCGAAGTTTTGTGTTTCCTTTTGAGTAAATAAGATAATCACAGTTTCATTATCTACAATAGAAATTGGACCATGTCGGAATTCTAAATTAGAATAACTTTCACATTCCGTTTGCGTCATTTCCTTAAGCTTTAATGTTGCTTCTTTAGCCAGGCCATTATATGCTCCTGACCCTAAAAAGATAAAACGTGTTTTGTTTTTGTCCTCTGTTACTTGCTTTAATGGCTCTCCATTTTCTAAAGCTACTTTTACAAGTGCTGGAATTTTTTCTAATTGGTCCATTAAATCTGACCGCTCGCTTTTCTTTGCTGCATACAATTGTAGGGCATAGAGCATATTCGAAAATGATTGAGTCATGACAACACTTTTTTCTGAAATATGATCTAGTGCGATCACTTCATCTGCTGCATTAGCCATTGGTGTATTCCCGTTACATGTTACAGCCATTGATCGTATATTTTTATCACCCTTCAAATGCTCTAACGCCATAATAATTTCTGAAGTTGTTCCTGAGCGTGAAATACCGATTAGATTATATTTTTTATTAGGTAAAATATGTGTATCTTTGTGTAAAAACAATTCAGATGCAGGTACTGCCACAGCAATTTTCCCAGTTGCAGATTGATAATAACGTGCCGCTGCAATTGCTAAATAAAATGATGTTCCGCATCCTGTAAACAGTGTAATGTCAACTTCTATATCATTAAATGTCTGCGCTTGAACAATCTCTCTCGTTTTTTCTAACTTTTCTGCTTGAGTCATAATCTCATTATATGTGTACATAATCATGCTCCTATTTCTCTTTAATATTTGTAACTTGTAGCTCTTTTAGTAAGCGTTCAACTGATTCCTTTTGTACTTTCGCAATTTCTTTCTCTCCAGCATTCACGGAACCACAAGCAACCGCCCATCTGTACGCTTCTTCATCGCTGGCGCCTTGAGATAGTTTAAAGATTAATCCCGCTAAAAAAGCATCACCGCTACCAACTGTATTTACTACATTTATTTTTGGGGCATTTACTTGATAAATACCCGTAGAATTAATAAATAAAGCACCTTTTTCCCCTAATGAAAAACATACATGCTCAATCCCTAAATCTCGTAGCTTTTCACCAGCTTGAATAAGATCTTCTTGCTTCTCTACTGGCTTTCCAATCAATTGACTAATTTCGTCTTCATTCGGCTTAATGGCAAATGGAATTGCTTCAATACCTTGCTTTAATGCCTCTCCACTCGTATCAAGGGCGACACGAACACCTTTTTGTTTTAAGTGATGAATAATCGTTGCATACGCATTTGATGGTAGCCCTTTCGGTAGGCTGCCAGAAAGTACTAAATATTCCGAACTTTCCGCTTGAACTTCAACCCATCGCAACATTTCTTTCCATTCATGCGGCTGTATTGTCGGACCCTCTTCTAAAAGTTCAGTCATTTCCTTTGTTTGGTAGTCTGTCACAGTTAGACAAATCCGACTTTCGCCTTCTATTTGTATAAAACTTGTTGGCAGTCTCTGTTCTTGAAGAGATACTTTAATTTTTTCTCCATTTAATCCACCAATAAATCCACCGATTAATACATCTCCATCAAGTGCTTTAATAACACGTGCAACATTTATCCCTTTTCCGCCACCTTGTTGAAATTTCTGCATTACACGATTTGTTTGACCCATTACGAAAGAATTCATTTCATAAACTTGGTCAATCGCAGCATTTAATGTAACAGTTGTTATCATTTTTGTAACATCACAATCTTTTGTTCTACTAACTTAATAATTGCTTCACGTGCTGGAAGGAAATACTTTCTTGGATCGTTCTCATTTGGATTTTCTATGAAGAATGCTCTTAGTTGTTCAGCAAATAAATCTTTTAGTTCTGTTGAGAAATTGACCTTTGCAATTCCATAATTCAAAGACTTACGTACACTCTCTTCTGATACACCAGAAGCTCCGTGCATTACTAATGGAACATTTGTCACACGATGAATTTGTTCTAATAATTCAAATTGAAGTTTCGGTTCTTGTTTATATTTCCCATGTGCTGTACCAAATGCCGGGGCAAATGATTGGATTCCTGTTTCCTTAACAAAACGTTCAGCTAAATGCGGGTCTGTGAAGAAGGCATTTTTTTCATCAACAACTAGGTCATCTTCTACACCACCAATTGTTCCTAGCTCTGCTTCTACAGGTACATTTATTGCACTCGCAACCTCTACTACCTTTTTAACAAGGTTTATATTTTCTTCAAAAGGTAATTTTGAACCGTCAATCATCACAGACGTATAACCTGCTCGTAAACATTCCATAACGACTTTTAATGATTCACCATGATCCAAATGTAAGGCTACTGGTACTTTTGCTTGTTCAGCTGCCGCCTTGGCAAGTGCTATCATATACGGCATTCCAACATATTGATACGTACTAGAGGTCGTTTGTAAAATAACTGGTGCCCCTTCTTTTTCTGCTCCTGCAATAATCGCTTTAATAATTTCTAAATTATGCGCTCCAAAAGCACCAATGGCATAATTATTTTGGTAAGCATCCGCTAACATTTCTTTCGTCGTTACTAATGGCATAATAAGCTTCCTCCAAGTTTGGGTTGTTGGTATAACTAAAGTTAAAAAAATTTACAGGACATCTCAATGAATTCAATTTAGTTCAGTATAGAATCTACAACGGTCGCCTCTCACGATCGAAATGCAAAATTCCACTGGTTTTCCTAATGTATCAAATGCGGTACGTTCTAATAATAAAGCTGGTTTGCCTGTTTCTGTTTTCAGGAAACGAGCCTCTTCTTCCTTAATAAGGACTGGCTCAAATGCTTCCTTTGCTCTCACAACACTAATGTTAAATCGTTGTGCTAATAAGCTATACAAAGAGGAGGAACTAACCTCTTGTAATAATTCACTATCATTAATAATACTTTTCGGTAAAAAAGAAGATTCCAATACAATTGGTTCATTATCTGCAAAGCGCAGTCGTTTTATTTCAATGACCTGCTCATCTTCCTGTAATTCAAGGGCATTTTTTACTTTAGTCGACGGATATAGTTCCTGAATGACGAGTACTTCATCTCGTGGGTTTAACCCCTTTTCCTGTAACACTCGGCTAAAACTATAAAAGCCACTGAGTGATTGTTCGAATCTTGGTTTAGAAACGAACGTGCCTTTTCCTTGAATTCTGTATAATTTCCCCTCTTGTACTAAGTCCTCAATTGCTTTTTTTACTGTATTACGGCTAACATGGAATATTTCCATCAGTTGATTTTCAGAGTCAATTTTATCCTCTGGCTTCCACTCACCCGATTGAATTTTAGTAGATAACCTTTGTTTCAACTGATGATACAATGGTATTACACTAGCTTGATCTAATGGTTTCATCTTTTAATCATCCTTTTTTAGGGTATTTTAACCATTATACCCTTTTCCTTTCTTCGGTACGAAATTCCTCACTTCTAAAACATTGATTCGTAATTGATTACTATTGCTTCCTATTGATGGGTCCATTCCTACACTTTTTCAAAAGCGATATTACCTGAGCAGAAGGTTTTTTCAATTTCTCCATCGGCATTCAGCCAAACAATTTCTGCATCTTTCCCTACAGCAAGTGAGCCTTTTTGGTCAGCTATCCCTAAATGAGTTGCTTGATTTAAAGAAACGAGATGTGTTTGTTCTATCATGGATAGATGTAACCATTCCTCTACATTTTTCCTGGCTTCATTCATATTTAAAACACTCCCCGCTAAAGAGCCTGTTTTCCGTTGTATACAGTGGTTGTCGAATACTTCTACTTCTTCTCCACCTAATGTATAAATCCCATCTGGCATTCCTTTTGCACGCATACCATCTGTAATGACAAGCATTCGCGTCAATCCTTTTAATTTGTGAACCATTATTAATAAATCTTTGTGGAAATGGATATTATCTGGAATAATTTCCACATAAACTTCTTCATCTAACAGAACTGCACCTACCACACCTGGATCACGGTGATGGATTCCTCTCATTCCATTGAACAAATGAGTAGCATGTGTGACACCAGCCTTTATGGCACGATTCGTCATGTCATAATCAGCATCAGAATGTCCAATCGAAGCAATGACATTTTTATCCGTTAAAGTCTGAAGAAATTCAAAGTTGATATCTTCTTCGGGTGCAAAAGTGACAAGTTTAATGTCTCGATTGGACTTTTCGTATAAATAATTAAATTGAGTAGCATCCGGCTTTAGTATCGCTCCCTCTGGCTGTGCACCTTTTTTTGAACGGTTAATAAACGGACCTTCAAGATGGATACCGATCATTTCAGACACAGCTTCGGGCTGCTCCTTTTTATATAAAGCTAATGCGTCGATAGCTGCTTCTATTTCTACCATTGGACAAGACATCGTCGTCGCTAAAAATGCTGTTACACCTTCACTTGCCAAGTATTTAGCGATTTTTTCATAACTTTCTATGTCGCCATCCATAAAATCATATCCAACTGCACCATGGACATGGATATCAATCATCCCTGGAATAATATACCCTTGCTGCTGACAATCAATAATTTCTTCAGACCCTGCTAGCAATGGGAAATTGTCCATGAAATCAATTATTGTAATCTTTTTATCTGTAATTTGTAAAAAACCATTTGTTATAATTCGATCTTCCATTACAATATTTGCATGAATGATATATGTTGTCTTATTCATCTTGTCACCTCTTCATCGGTTCAATGTGTTTGTGTTGTAACTTCTAATCGACTTTCTGCCTCTGCCTTCTTTTTGAAAATATTAGACGACATCCAAGTTAAAAATAAAGCTGTTACACTTATACCGAAAAACGGCAATAAGCCAGGTATCCAAGTAAAAATAAGATAGAGGATCGTAAGCCCCACTATTGATCCAATCATTTGGAGTGGATATGCAATACTAAATAAAATCGACACGGCAAAGTAACGGAAGTAAGGTAACTCATAGTGAGCGTAAATTTGGAATATGTTTAGCACCATTACGCCATATATAATACTAATCGTTATAAATATTGTAAGAGAAATTAAACCCATCATACCCTGGAATGTTGAAATGATTTGAAAGTTAATCGTTAAAAAGTAACCAACAGCAATTATTATAATTCCAATTTTATTTGATGGAATAAACTCAACTTTATATGTATCCCAGTATGTTTTTACAAGTTGTTTTAAACGGTCTTCTCCTTGCAATCTTTTACGTAAAGTAGTAAACATCGCAACTGACGCCGGTGTTACTCCAAATAGTACAAGTCCAAGTAATGTTAAACCAATCCACATTAGCTGCAATACAGCCAGTAAAGTAATCAATTCAACAATCGAGTATAACTTCCCTTTCCACCCTTCAAATGTCATGTACTTTGCCTCCTTACAATTGAAATTACATGCACGACCTATAGAGTCGTGCATGTCTCATTCACATTCCGTATTAATATAACTTGCTTCATTGGGAGGTCCCCACTTTTGGTGATCAACCATCCATTGATTTACTGATAGAGTGGTATTGCATTATTCTTTTGTACGGTCATATGCACCTTGAGCAATTTCCATATAGTCTTCTAAGCCCATTTTTTCGAGTGTTTTCTTGTAGTCATCCCACTTATCGAAACTTGTTTTTCCTGTAATGAAGCCCGCTATACTTTCGTCGATATACGTATTGATATCTGTTAAAATTGCCGACACCTTATCATTTTCCTCAACAGTATAGTTTAGACCTGGAATAATATCTTCTTGTTTTAGTGCGTATGGTTTTACTTGCGCTGCATTCTTCACAGAATTTTCTTTTGATTCTGCACCTTGGAAGAATTTCTGTGTAACGATACCTGGATAATAACCACCTGGCCATGTTAAATATTCACTGATCGCTTGGTCCATTGTTTTACCCTCTGGATTGTTCGTAATCGTATCTAAATATTTGACGTTTCCTTCCGCATCTTCTTCATACGTTACGCCTTCAAAGCCCATAAAGAACATTTTATTTCCTTCGTCCCCATATAAGTGGTCAATCCAGCGTACCATTGCTTCAGGATTTTCCGCTTTATCTGTAAGAACGAACATCCCTAAGTTACCAAGACCATTTGACACCGCAGTATATTGACGATCACCATTCGGTCCTTCTAACACTTGTGCCCCTACATAATCGTCTAATTTAAAGACCTCTTTCGGATCTATATCGCTTAGCATACCGAAATTCCCTTTAGTAGCTTCAGCAGCAAAGGTGTGTATTTCTACGGTAAACACATCCTTGTTAATTAACCCTTCAGTATAAAGCTTATTTACATATTGAAGCATTTGCTTGTATTCATCTGTTGTTGGCACGAAACGGAACTCTTCTGTTCCTTCTTTAAAGTCTAAATTCGGATTCATTGTCCCTTGCTTATTTAATCCGAAAGAACCTTTTAGGGAATCCATTAGGTATTTAATACCATAGCCTGTTCCCCAACCTTGCTCGTCCTGTATGCCGTTCCCATTCGGGTCTTGTTCTTTAAATGCTTTCAACACTTCATATAATTCGTCCGTCGTTTCAGGAGATTTTAAGCCCAATTTATCAAGCCATGTTTGGTTAATCCAAGGCATTCCTAAATGTAGAGAATCAAATCCTGGGTCAAAAATTGCTGGGAAGCCATATATTTTGCCGTCCGCCATTTTGATACCTTGTTTAACACTCGGATATTTTTCTAAGATTGCTTGGAAATTTGGTGCATATTTATCAATATAATCATCTAGTGCTAAAAACACGCCTTGTTGACCGTATTTAATTAAATCTGTTTTTGAAAATGCAGATGCAAAGAAAACCTCTGGATAATCTCCTGCAGCTAACAACAAGTTCCTTTTCTCTGCCAATGCATCTGTTTGTACAGTTGTCCAATTCATATGAATGTTAGACATTTTCTCAAATTCTTGCCATAACATTAAATTATCCCAATCTTGTGATGAGAAAAATTTTGCTGCAAAGGCATCCACTTCAATCTTTTCATTCACGATTGGCATGCCTGTTTCATTGACCTTATCAGCATTGGCACTAGGCTCATATTCACTACCACTTTCTTTATCCGAGCATGCTCCTAATAGGCTTGCCGCTAACATCATACTTGCTACTGCACCATATACTCGTCTCTTTTTTACTGTCATTATAATCTCTCCTATTCTTTAACCTTTTAGTGAACCAATCATGACACCTTTTACAAAATATTTTTGTAAGAACGGATAAAGCATAAGCATTGGGAGGTTGGCTACAATTAAAACAGCATATTTCAAACCTTCAATGCTAAGTTTTTGAGAAAGTAAGCTTTCTGAAGTCGATTTGATCATATCGTCTACTTGCCCTTGAATTAAGATTTGTCTCAGTATAAGTTGGAGTGGAAATTTGCTTTGGTCTTGCAAGTAAATTAATGCTTGGAAATACGAGTTCCAATGTCCTACTGCATAAAATAGAACCATTACAGCCATAACTGGCATTGATAGAGGTAATACGACACTCCACAAAATTCGGAAATGACCAGCACCATCGATCGTTGCAGATTCCTCTAGTTCATGTGGGATAGATTGGAAGAATGTACGCATAATAATAATGTTCCATACGGCAACCGCATTTGGAATAATCATTACCCAGAACGTATTAATCATCCCTAAATCACGAATAAGTAAATAGGTTGGGATTAACCCTCCACTGAAAAACATCGTGAATACCATAAATGCCATAATAACGCCTTTTCCTTTTAACTCTCTTCTTGATAGAGGATAGGCTGCACAAATGGTCATAACAATGTTCAATAGCGTACCGAAAAATGTGTATTTTAAGGTATTAATAAAACCGTTTATAATGTCTTTATTTTGAAATACTTTTTCATATGCCTCTACAGTAAATTCTTTTGGCCATAGCCACATATCACCTGAAAGAACATACTCTGGATTACTAAGTGATGCACTTAGTACAAATATCAACGGATAAAGCACTACAAGCGCAACAATTGCTAAGAAAATGTAATTAAATACCGTAAACGCTCGATCGCCTCTTGTTTCTTTCACATTTACCACCCCTTTACCATAAACTTGTGTCACTAACTTTTTTAGCTATCTTATTCACCATAATGAGAAGGACAAAGTTTATGATTGAGTTGAATAAACCTACTGCTGCTGAAAAGCTGTACTGTGCTTCTAAAATCCCACTGCGATAAACAAATGTTGAAATAACATCTGATGTCGAAATGTTCAAGTCATTTTGCATTAAAAATACCTTTTCAAAGCCTACTGCCATAACTGAACCCATATTCAAAATAAATAATATGACAATCGTTGGCATAATCGCAGGAATATTGATATGAATAATACGCTTGAATTTAGAAGCACCATCAATCATAGCCGCTTCATGCTGTGCTGGATCAACTGCTGCTAATGCGGCTATGTAAATAATCGAACTCCAGCCCATTGTTTGCCATACGTCTGATAATACATAAATCGATTTAAACCATGCAGGTTCTGTAATAAAGTCAATCGGGTTACCACCAAACAACATGATTACTTGGTTAATCATTCCATCTGGTTTTAAGAACAATAGCAACA
This portion of the Solibacillus daqui genome encodes:
- a CDS encoding SIS domain-containing protein — its product is MYTYNEIMTQAEKLEKTREIVQAQTFNDIEVDITLFTGCGTSFYLAIAAARYYQSATGKIAVAVPASELFLHKDTHILPNKKYNLIGISRSGTTSEIIMALEHLKGDKNIRSMAVTCNGNTPMANAADEVIALDHISEKSVVMTQSFSNMLYALQLYAAKKSERSDLMDQLEKIPALVKVALENGEPLKQVTEDKNKTRFIFLGSGAYNGLAKEATLKLKEMTQTECESYSNLEFRHGPISIVDNETVIILFTQKETQNFDQALIKDIQKLGGIVVVIGVASEQLEADVIIKLSDNLDDLNRLVEVVPYFQLLAYQRAIFKGFDPDKPRNLTQVVNLS
- the pfkB gene encoding 1-phosphofructokinase, translated to MITTVTLNAAIDQVYEMNSFVMGQTNRVMQKFQQGGGKGINVARVIKALDGDVLIGGFIGGLNGEKIKVSLQEQRLPTSFIQIEGESRICLTVTDYQTKEMTELLEEGPTIQPHEWKEMLRWVEVQAESSEYLVLSGSLPKGLPSNAYATIIHHLKQKGVRVALDTSGEALKQGIEAIPFAIKPNEDEISQLIGKPVEKQEDLIQAGEKLRDLGIEHVCFSLGEKGALFINSTGIYQVNAPKINVVNTVGSGDAFLAGLIFKLSQGASDEEAYRWAVACGSVNAGEKEIAKVQKESVERLLKELQVTNIKEK
- a CDS encoding class II fructose-bisphosphate aldolase, whose protein sequence is MPLVTTKEMLADAYQNNYAIGAFGAHNLEIIKAIIAGAEKEGAPVILQTTSSTYQYVGMPYMIALAKAAAEQAKVPVALHLDHGESLKVVMECLRAGYTSVMIDGSKLPFEENINLVKKVVEVASAINVPVEAELGTIGGVEDDLVVDEKNAFFTDPHLAERFVKETGIQSFAPAFGTAHGKYKQEPKLQFELLEQIHRVTNVPLVMHGASGVSEESVRKSLNYGIAKVNFSTELKDLFAEQLRAFFIENPNENDPRKYFLPAREAIIKLVEQKIVMLQK
- a CDS encoding GntR family transcriptional regulator, translating into MKPLDQASVIPLYHQLKQRLSTKIQSGEWKPEDKIDSENQLMEIFHVSRNTVKKAIEDLVQEGKLYRIQGKGTFVSKPRFEQSLSGFYSFSRVLQEKGLNPRDEVLVIQELYPSTKVKNALELQEDEQVIEIKRLRFADNEPIVLESSFLPKSIINDSELLQEVSSSSLYSLLAQRFNISVVRAKEAFEPVLIKEEEARFLKTETGKPALLLERTAFDTLGKPVEFCISIVRGDRCRFYTELN
- the nagA gene encoding N-acetylglucosamine-6-phosphate deacetylase gives rise to the protein MNKTTYIIHANIVMEDRIITNGFLQITDKKITIIDFMDNFPLLAGSEEIIDCQQQGYIIPGMIDIHVHGAVGYDFMDGDIESYEKIAKYLASEGVTAFLATTMSCPMVEIEAAIDALALYKKEQPEAVSEMIGIHLEGPFINRSKKGAQPEGAILKPDATQFNYLYEKSNRDIKLVTFAPEEDINFEFLQTLTDKNVIASIGHSDADYDMTNRAIKAGVTHATHLFNGMRGIHHRDPGVVGAVLLDEEVYVEIIPDNIHFHKDLLIMVHKLKGLTRMLVITDGMRAKGMPDGIYTLGGEEVEVFDNHCIQRKTGSLAGSVLNMNEARKNVEEWLHLSMIEQTHLVSLNQATHLGIADQKGSLAVGKDAEIVWLNADGEIEKTFCSGNIAFEKV
- a CDS encoding YesL family protein translates to MTFEGWKGKLYSIVELITLLAVLQLMWIGLTLLGLVLFGVTPASVAMFTTLRKRLQGEDRLKQLVKTYWDTYKVEFIPSNKIGIIIIAVGYFLTINFQIISTFQGMMGLISLTIFITISIIYGVMVLNIFQIYAHYELPYFRYFAVSILFSIAYPLQMIGSIVGLTILYLIFTWIPGLLPFFGISVTALFLTWMSSNIFKKKAEAESRLEVTTQTH
- a CDS encoding extracellular solute-binding protein; translation: MTVKKRRVYGAVASMMLAASLLGACSDKESGSEYEPSANADKVNETGMPIVNEKIEVDAFAAKFFSSQDWDNLMLWQEFEKMSNIHMNWTTVQTDALAEKRNLLLAAGDYPEVFFASAFSKTDLIKYGQQGVFLALDDYIDKYAPNFQAILEKYPSVKQGIKMADGKIYGFPAIFDPGFDSLHLGMPWINQTWLDKLGLKSPETTDELYEVLKAFKEQDPNGNGIQDEQGWGTGYGIKYLMDSLKGSFGLNKQGTMNPNLDFKEGTEEFRFVPTTDEYKQMLQYVNKLYTEGLINKDVFTVEIHTFAAEATKGNFGMLSDIDPKEVFKLDDYVGAQVLEGPNGDRQYTAVSNGLGNLGMFVLTDKAENPEAMVRWIDHLYGDEGNKMFFMGFEGVTYEEDAEGNVKYLDTITNNPEGKTMDQAISEYLTWPGGYYPGIVTQKFFQGAESKENSVKNAAQVKPYALKQEDIIPGLNYTVEENDKVSAILTDINTYIDESIAGFITGKTSFDKWDDYKKTLEKMGLEDYMEIAQGAYDRTKE
- a CDS encoding carbohydrate ABC transporter permease: MKETRGDRAFTVFNYIFLAIVALVVLYPLIFVLSASLSNPEYVLSGDMWLWPKEFTVEAYEKVFQNKDIINGFINTLKYTFFGTLLNIVMTICAAYPLSRRELKGKGVIMAFMVFTMFFSGGLIPTYLLIRDLGMINTFWVMIIPNAVAVWNIIIMRTFFQSIPHELEESATIDGAGHFRILWSVVLPLSMPVMAVMVLFYAVGHWNSYFQALIYLQDQSKFPLQLILRQILIQGQVDDMIKSTSESLLSQKLSIEGLKYAVLIVANLPMLMLYPFLQKYFVKGVMIGSLKG
- a CDS encoding ABC transporter permease, translating into MTLANKPTLEESSAKETKISNKKQREKKNHWAEWKKSLRKNWELYLLLVPVILYFVVFHYYPLYGLQIAFKDFIATKGIADSPWVGFKHFERFFDSYYFWRLIKNTVGIGVFTLLVAFPVPIIIALLLNEVKSLRYKKFVQTVIYAPHFLSTVVVVGMLLLFLKPDGMINQVIMLFGGNPIDFITEPAWFKSIYVLSDVWQTMGWSSIIYIAALAAVDPAQHEAAMIDGASKFKRIIHINIPAIMPTIVILFILNMGSVMAVGFEKVFLMQNDLNISTSDVISTFVYRSGILEAQYSFSAAVGLFNSIINFVLLIMVNKIAKKVSDTSLW